A window from Shimia isoporae encodes these proteins:
- a CDS encoding calcium-binding protein codes for MLITLSLLLGVGLIAWAIDETGSDNDSNNDDSMDPASDDGSTTGTGGGTTDGGGTTGGGVTTASAGAEDILGSAAADVLAGTSEGELILGNEGDDTINAGSGDDAVWGGAGADSLTGAGGNDAVGGGLGDDWIAGRTGDDTLFGGEGNDRVIGGFGDDSMNGGAGDDTLSGRQGDDVIRGGDGNDDIEDYEGNNILYGGLGNDYVVAGGGNDLIGGGFGDDTLFGGDGTDAILGGDGDDYADGGLGNDTLDGGEGADFMMGDEGDDSILGGLGDDSADGGLGNDTLEGGEGVDILLGGEGDDSILAGVGDDGAAGGDGDDYVDGGEGADALLGDAGMDTLQGGLGDDTLMGGDDNDTLLGGEGADSLEGGAGSDVLFGLSVTPAPEDAVDGVAVIEDDGAADTLVGGDGSDMMWLGAGDSATGGLDGDNFVLSQLGLSPDATAPVIEDYDFLEDQIMIVVPEGSMGTVTISEDPDTAGQALISYDGEVIGTVVGGYPALTADAIVIETTAEVMV; via the coding sequence ATGTTAATTACGCTGAGTTTGCTTTTGGGCGTTGGTTTGATTGCCTGGGCAATTGATGAAACCGGAAGTGACAACGATTCCAACAACGACGATTCAATGGATCCCGCCAGTGATGATGGCTCCACAACAGGAACCGGTGGTGGAACAACCGATGGCGGGGGAACGACAGGCGGCGGCGTCACAACGGCTTCTGCTGGCGCAGAGGACATTCTCGGATCAGCAGCGGCTGACGTCCTAGCGGGAACGTCCGAAGGTGAATTGATCCTTGGAAACGAAGGTGACGATACCATCAACGCCGGTAGCGGCGATGATGCAGTGTGGGGTGGCGCTGGAGCAGACAGCCTGACCGGAGCTGGCGGCAACGATGCCGTTGGGGGGGGTCTGGGTGATGACTGGATCGCGGGACGCACGGGTGACGACACACTTTTTGGTGGTGAAGGCAACGATCGCGTCATCGGTGGTTTTGGCGATGACTCGATGAATGGTGGCGCTGGCGATGACACGCTTAGCGGTCGTCAGGGCGATGATGTTATCCGCGGCGGTGACGGTAACGACGACATCGAGGACTACGAAGGCAACAACATCCTTTATGGTGGTCTTGGCAACGACTATGTCGTTGCGGGTGGCGGCAATGACCTGATCGGTGGCGGCTTTGGAGACGACACCCTCTTTGGGGGCGACGGCACCGATGCGATCCTTGGCGGAGATGGCGACGATTACGCTGACGGCGGTCTCGGAAACGACACCCTGGACGGAGGCGAGGGCGCAGACTTCATGATGGGCGATGAGGGGGACGACTCCATCCTCGGTGGCCTTGGCGATGACAGCGCAGACGGTGGTCTGGGTAACGATACGCTGGAGGGTGGCGAAGGCGTCGATATTCTCTTGGGTGGTGAAGGCGACGACTCGATACTGGCCGGCGTTGGAGATGACGGCGCAGCTGGCGGCGACGGGGACGACTATGTTGACGGTGGCGAGGGCGCGGATGCGTTGCTCGGAGATGCCGGCATGGACACTCTGCAAGGTGGCCTCGGTGATGACACCTTGATGGGCGGAGATGACAACGACACTTTGCTCGGTGGCGAAGGGGCGGACAGCCTTGAAGGTGGTGCCGGCAGCGATGTCCTCTTTGGTCTCAGCGTAACGCCTGCACCTGAGGACGCGGTCGACGGTGTTGCAGTCATCGAAGATGACGGAGCCGCTGACACGTTGGTCGGTGGTGACGGTTCAGACATGATGTGGCTTGGCGCCGGAGATTCTGCGACCGGCGGCTTGGATGGGGACAACTTTGTTTTGAGCCAACTTGGTCTGTCTCCGGATGCGACTGCACCCGTGATCGAAGACTACGACTTCCTCGAAGACCAGATCATGATTGTTGTGCCCGAAGGTTCTATGGGCACGGTCACGATCTCGGAGGATCCGGACACAGCCGGTCAGGCGCTTATCAGCTATGACGGCGAAGTCATCGGAACGGTTGTGGGAGGCTACCCCGCACTGACAGCAGATGCGATCGTGATCGAAACCACTGCGGAAGTTATGGTCTGA
- the ccmI gene encoding c-type cytochrome biogenesis protein CcmI: MIFWIVAGAFALVSIALMALAVLRRPEEEEHPAAYDLRVYRDQLKEVDKDLARGVINEGDAARIRTEVSRRILAADAQLQAADGSAQSGGPAQRVLVCLLAVAVVAGSFGLYAVLGENGADDQPLELRIAMAQERLDTRDGQTVAEANMPPPQPITPDAEFADLMDKLRKAVADNPDDLNGHVLLAQNEARLNNLTAAYDAQAQVIRIKGDDVTPSDYLIHANIMISAAGGYVSPEAQDSLRKALDMEPSNLLGRYYWGLMLMQNGRPDATFRLWDKVLMQSPPDAPWVSPIRQRITDLSWFAGVKDYQMPSMVDPHSGAMLPGPSAEDMEAAEDMDAGDRQDMIRNMVEGLAERLATEGGTPEEWARLLTAYGVLGERDRAALIWEEAQQVFASSRTALEIVREGARNAGVAP, encoded by the coding sequence ATGATTTTCTGGATTGTAGCAGGCGCGTTTGCCCTTGTTTCCATTGCGCTTATGGCGCTGGCTGTGTTGCGGCGACCTGAAGAGGAAGAGCATCCCGCAGCCTATGATCTGCGCGTCTACCGCGACCAACTCAAGGAAGTGGACAAGGATCTCGCCCGTGGCGTGATCAACGAAGGCGATGCAGCCCGCATTCGCACGGAGGTCTCGCGCCGCATTTTGGCTGCCGACGCCCAGTTGCAAGCCGCAGACGGTTCGGCCCAATCCGGGGGACCGGCTCAAAGGGTTCTGGTCTGCTTGCTCGCGGTTGCGGTGGTTGCAGGCAGCTTTGGCCTTTACGCCGTTTTGGGTGAGAATGGCGCTGACGACCAGCCTCTCGAACTGCGCATTGCAATGGCACAGGAACGTCTTGATACCCGCGACGGCCAAACAGTCGCCGAAGCCAACATGCCGCCACCGCAGCCGATCACACCGGACGCCGAGTTTGCGGATCTCATGGACAAATTGCGCAAAGCTGTCGCCGACAATCCCGACGATTTGAACGGGCATGTCTTGCTGGCGCAGAACGAGGCGCGGCTGAACAATCTCACGGCGGCCTATGACGCGCAGGCACAAGTGATCCGTATCAAGGGCGACGATGTCACGCCTTCCGATTACCTCATCCACGCCAACATTATGATTTCCGCAGCGGGCGGATATGTTTCTCCCGAGGCACAGGACTCTTTGCGCAAGGCGCTGGACATGGAACCCTCCAACCTATTGGGGCGGTATTATTGGGGTCTGATGCTCATGCAAAACGGCCGGCCGGATGCGACTTTCCGCCTTTGGGACAAAGTTCTCATGCAAAGCCCGCCGGATGCGCCCTGGGTGTCCCCGATCCGTCAGCGCATCACCGATCTGTCGTGGTTCGCCGGGGTCAAGGACTACCAGATGCCTTCCATGGTTGATCCCCATTCCGGTGCCATGTTGCCGGGCCCAAGTGCCGAGGACATGGAAGCCGCGGAGGATATGGATGCCGGGGACCGTCAGGATATGATCCGCAATATGGTCGAGGGTCTTGCCGAGCGACTTGCCACAGAAGGCGGCACGCCGGAGGAATGGGCACGCTTGCTGACGGCCTATGGCGTTCTTGGCGAGCGTGATCGTGCCGCGCTGATCTGGGAAGAAGCTCAGCAGGTGTTCGCGTCCAGCCGCACCGCGCTCGAGATCGTGCGTGAAGGCGCCCGCAACGCGGGCGTGGCTCCATGA
- a CDS encoding sarcosine oxidase subunit delta, producing MLTLQCPYCGVWAEETELHAEGEAHLKRFGPGSSDDEFESYLFMRENPKGVHFERWRHSNGCGKFFHAARSTTTLEVFGTYSAQTLEPPQDIKDKISAKYPGWSWRNFS from the coding sequence ATGCTAACCCTTCAATGCCCCTATTGTGGCGTCTGGGCCGAGGAAACCGAACTTCATGCCGAAGGCGAAGCGCATCTGAAGCGTTTTGGCCCCGGCTCCAGCGACGATGAGTTCGAGAGCTACCTCTTCATGCGCGAGAATCCCAAGGGCGTGCATTTTGAACGCTGGCGGCACTCCAACGGCTGCGGAAAGTTCTTCCATGCCGCGCGCAGCACGACCACGCTTGAGGTTTTTGGCACCTATTCCGCGCAGACGCTGGAGCCGCCGCAAGACATCAAAGACAAAATTTCGGCCAAGTATCCCGGTTGGTCGTGGAGGAACTTCTCATGA
- a CDS encoding sarcosine oxidase subunit beta family protein, whose amino-acid sequence MRRYSAFAIAREAARFHTGWERAWRSPEPKKKYDVIIVGAGGHGLATAFYLGKNFGITNVAIIEKGWLGGGNTGRNTTIIRSNYLQDSSAALYEKARSLYETMSQDLNYNVMFSPRGVLMLAQTEHEVRGYQRTAHANALQGVQTEFVGPERVKELVPIINIDGPRYPVLGGLWQERGGTGRHDAVAWGYARACSDMGMDIIQKCEVVGVRQEAGKVVGVDTTKGPIDCDKLGLVVAGNSGDLANMAGFRLPMESVALQALVSEPIKPCMDIVVMANTVHGYMSQSDKGEMVIGGGTDGFNNYTQRGSFHHIEETVRALCETFPMVSRLKMLRQWGGIVDVTGDRSPVIGKTPLGNCFINAGWGTGGFKAIPGGGWATAELIAKGEPGPLAAEFGMERFIEGRFIDESVAAGVAH is encoded by the coding sequence ATGAGACGCTATTCAGCCTTTGCTATCGCCCGCGAAGCCGCCCGGTTTCATACCGGTTGGGAACGCGCGTGGCGTTCGCCGGAACCAAAGAAAAAATACGATGTCATCATCGTGGGGGCGGGCGGCCATGGACTCGCCACGGCTTTCTATCTCGGCAAGAACTTCGGCATAACGAATGTCGCCATCATCGAGAAGGGCTGGCTTGGCGGCGGCAACACGGGTCGGAACACCACGATCATCCGCTCCAACTATCTGCAGGACAGCTCCGCGGCGCTTTATGAAAAGGCGCGGTCTTTGTATGAGACCATGTCTCAGGACCTGAACTACAACGTCATGTTCTCGCCGCGCGGCGTCTTGATGCTGGCGCAGACCGAGCACGAAGTACGTGGTTATCAGCGCACCGCACATGCCAACGCGTTGCAGGGGGTGCAGACCGAGTTTGTTGGTCCTGAGCGGGTCAAGGAACTGGTGCCGATCATCAACATCGACGGGCCGCGTTATCCGGTTCTTGGCGGTCTCTGGCAGGAGCGCGGCGGCACGGGCCGTCACGACGCTGTGGCCTGGGGCTATGCGCGGGCCTGTTCGGATATGGGCATGGACATCATCCAGAAATGCGAAGTGGTGGGCGTGCGTCAGGAAGCCGGCAAAGTTGTTGGCGTGGACACCACCAAAGGCCCGATTGATTGCGACAAGCTGGGTCTGGTTGTGGCGGGCAACTCCGGTGATCTCGCCAATATGGCGGGCTTCCGTCTGCCGATGGAATCCGTAGCGCTGCAGGCGCTGGTATCCGAGCCGATCAAACCCTGCATGGACATCGTTGTGATGGCCAACACGGTGCACGGCTATATGTCCCAGTCTGATAAGGGCGAGATGGTCATTGGTGGCGGCACCGACGGGTTCAACAACTACACCCAACGCGGCAGCTTCCACCACATCGAGGAAACTGTGCGCGCGCTTTGCGAAACCTTCCCGATGGTCAGCCGTCTCAAGATGCTGCGCCAGTGGGGCGGCATCGTAGATGTGACTGGCGACCGCTCGCCTGTGATTGGCAAGACGCCATTGGGCAACTGCTTCATCAACGCGGGCTGGGGCACCGGCGGGTTCAAAGCCATTCCCGGTGGCGGCTGGGCCACGGCCGAGCTGATCGCCAAGGGTGAGCCGGGCCCGTTGGCGGCCGAGTTTGGCATGGAACGGTTCATCGAAGGCCGGTTTATCGACGAAAGCGTTGCCGCGGGGGTGGCTCACTGA
- the dusA gene encoding tRNA dihydrouridine(20/20a) synthase DusA, with product MTDKDLDRAARLSVAPMMDWTDRHCRYLHRLLSGETLLYTEMVTSPALVRGGALHLLDFSEEEHPVALQLGGSDPKELAAAAKLCEGRGYDEVNLNVGCPSDRVQSGTFGAVLMRTPALVADCVKAMQDSVSVPVTVKCRIGVDDQEPTEVLPDFLDHMSRAGVQRATVHARKAWLQGLSPKENRDIPPLDYPLVHQMKRDFPDMHLSINGGITTLDEAEAHLAAGMDGVMIGRAAYHNPADVLCQADNRIYDTGQHSDPVTVVAQMLPYIEQHMSGGGKLHQVTRHMLGLFAGRPGARGWRRYLSENATKPDAGPDTVEAALAYVTKAAA from the coding sequence ATGACAGACAAAGACCTGGATAGAGCGGCCCGCTTGTCGGTCGCGCCCATGATGGATTGGACGGATCGCCATTGCCGGTATCTGCATCGGCTGCTGTCTGGTGAGACGTTGTTGTACACCGAGATGGTTACATCGCCAGCTCTGGTGCGGGGTGGGGCACTGCATCTTCTGGATTTCTCCGAGGAAGAACACCCTGTGGCGTTGCAGTTGGGCGGATCAGACCCGAAAGAACTGGCCGCGGCCGCGAAGCTTTGTGAAGGGCGCGGGTACGACGAAGTGAACCTGAACGTCGGTTGCCCGTCCGATCGTGTCCAGTCCGGCACTTTTGGAGCAGTACTGATGCGCACACCCGCGCTGGTGGCGGACTGCGTCAAAGCCATGCAGGACTCTGTGTCGGTGCCGGTCACTGTCAAATGCAGAATTGGCGTGGATGATCAGGAGCCGACCGAAGTCTTGCCTGACTTCCTCGATCACATGTCCCGTGCCGGTGTACAGCGCGCGACAGTGCATGCGCGCAAGGCTTGGTTGCAGGGGCTGAGCCCGAAGGAAAATCGTGACATTCCGCCATTGGACTATCCGCTGGTACATCAGATGAAGCGCGATTTCCCGGACATGCATTTGTCGATCAACGGCGGGATCACGACTCTGGATGAGGCTGAGGCCCATCTTGCGGCCGGCATGGATGGCGTCATGATCGGCCGGGCTGCCTATCACAATCCTGCGGATGTTTTGTGTCAGGCAGACAATCGCATCTACGACACCGGTCAGCACAGTGATCCCGTAACGGTGGTTGCGCAAATGCTGCCCTATATAGAACAGCACATGAGCGGCGGCGGTAAGTTGCATCAGGTGACGCGTCACATGCTTGGTCTTTTCGCGGGACGGCCGGGGGCGCGTGGCTGGAGACGCTACTTGTCTGAAAATGCGACCAAACCAGACGCAGGACCGGATACCGTTGAAGCCGCGCTGGCATATGTCACAAAGGCTGCGGCCTGA
- a CDS encoding calcium-binding protein, giving the protein MPTTITIDTDKAPIEVKQDMFGGNILSDTNETDGTPNDSFVEAADALGVSHLRYPGGRAVGEDITQLDTLATGFDQLDADLRAYLDWAKATGTSTTLVVAALDETHTDPAELKAWSQLVLDYMGADAHLIKAYEIGNEFWQTIDETEYGANARAITEALNSVTVDGYQPDIYVQTANVTGGQSNYKGSSNGSISDADAKAAMQHWEADQRPDDWLDGMSASDFYHSLNDYEQRIIKGNLELMQELDADGDITNGFQFDSSNGFDGIVAHYYYNDWEGGFDLTENDSKMEVRNLDLRFAVWEGLIPDDVDIRVTEWNVDSNNYSALGLRAAGTTIEMFANMLELGVDGAEFWAMRHNTSSSVAGPHLDNRAIEYTPAGLAIQHLSDAFENAGGSLELITVEGFNPSEMEVNVFNSEDYVVVYVMSMSDDFGKQFDLDLSGLVDGALDWNAIKFGIDENSSDGLSENRAYDEDGLLVSRNPKRVISNEERDALIAKLGDAFSDGMIKLSGGVWKTYLPHPEDILLRPGVTNPTSLEDFYYPTESDVIGMETYFSRDALGGSVAEFSFELDPYELIAITIKKADAAIHQTGTDKSEYFAGGSGNDVFHGGNGADTIRSKEGDDTLYGEKGNDHLVAGKGEDILYGGGGRDNLEGEDGNDRLFGGNGRDTLRGGDGDDTLYGENGDDYLYGDAGNDLMYGGIGSDRLYGYDDNDTMYGDAGTDTLYGGNGNDVMNGGDDNDTLYGQNGNDILFGDAGNDFLSGGEGHDVLKGGTGNDRLYGGRGNDTMTGGDGADVFEYKNGDGMDVITDFNTAEGDILKLAGVKTIDDWNDLVSNHLIQDGNNVIVHMGSTNHITLNNVSIGDLTADDFLF; this is encoded by the coding sequence ATGCCGACGACTATTACAATTGATACAGACAAGGCACCGATCGAGGTGAAGCAGGACATGTTCGGCGGGAACATCCTGTCTGACACCAATGAGACCGACGGTACGCCCAACGACAGCTTTGTTGAAGCCGCAGACGCATTGGGCGTGTCCCATCTTCGCTATCCGGGTGGTCGTGCAGTTGGTGAAGACATTACCCAACTTGACACCTTGGCAACCGGGTTCGATCAGCTTGACGCCGACTTGCGTGCCTATCTTGACTGGGCCAAGGCCACCGGCACCTCCACAACTCTTGTTGTCGCGGCACTTGACGAAACCCACACCGACCCGGCTGAACTGAAAGCCTGGTCGCAACTCGTTCTTGATTACATGGGCGCCGACGCGCACCTGATCAAAGCCTATGAGATCGGCAACGAATTCTGGCAAACCATCGACGAGACGGAATACGGTGCAAATGCCCGCGCGATCACCGAAGCCCTGAACAGCGTGACGGTTGATGGCTACCAGCCCGACATTTATGTGCAGACTGCCAATGTGACTGGTGGTCAGTCCAACTACAAAGGCTCCAGCAACGGCTCCATTTCCGACGCTGACGCCAAAGCCGCCATGCAGCATTGGGAAGCAGACCAGCGCCCGGATGACTGGCTCGACGGAATGAGCGCGAGCGATTTCTACCACAGCCTGAACGACTACGAGCAACGCATCATCAAAGGCAATCTCGAGCTGATGCAGGAACTTGATGCGGACGGCGACATTACCAACGGTTTCCAGTTCGACAGCAGCAACGGCTTCGACGGCATCGTCGCGCACTATTACTACAACGACTGGGAAGGCGGCTTTGACCTGACCGAGAACGACAGCAAGATGGAGGTACGCAACCTCGATCTGCGCTTTGCGGTTTGGGAAGGTCTCATTCCGGATGACGTGGACATTCGCGTCACCGAATGGAACGTGGACAGCAACAACTACAGCGCGCTCGGCTTGCGGGCTGCGGGCACAACGATCGAGATGTTTGCCAACATGCTTGAACTTGGTGTGGACGGTGCCGAATTCTGGGCGATGCGCCACAACACCAGTTCTTCTGTCGCGGGTCCACACCTCGACAATCGCGCGATCGAGTACACGCCGGCCGGGTTGGCCATCCAGCATTTGTCCGACGCATTTGAGAACGCGGGCGGCTCTCTCGAGTTGATCACGGTCGAAGGTTTCAACCCGAGCGAGATGGAAGTGAACGTCTTCAACTCAGAGGACTATGTGGTCGTTTACGTCATGTCGATGAGCGATGATTTCGGCAAGCAGTTCGATCTGGATTTGTCCGGTCTTGTTGACGGCGCGCTGGATTGGAATGCAATCAAGTTCGGCATCGACGAAAACTCCTCTGACGGCCTCAGTGAGAACCGCGCGTATGACGAAGACGGGCTTCTCGTGTCTCGCAACCCGAAGCGTGTGATCAGCAACGAGGAACGCGACGCCTTGATCGCAAAGTTGGGCGACGCGTTCTCCGACGGCATGATCAAATTGTCCGGTGGCGTTTGGAAAACCTACCTGCCCCACCCCGAGGATATTCTGCTGCGCCCGGGCGTGACCAACCCGACGTCGCTCGAAGATTTCTACTATCCGACGGAAAGCGATGTCATCGGCATGGAGACATATTTCTCCAGGGACGCGCTCGGCGGGTCCGTCGCGGAGTTCTCCTTCGAGCTGGATCCCTATGAACTTATCGCAATCACCATCAAGAAGGCTGACGCCGCCATCCACCAGACCGGCACGGACAAGTCCGAGTATTTTGCCGGCGGCAGCGGCAATGACGTTTTCCATGGCGGTAACGGTGCTGACACGATCCGCTCCAAGGAAGGCGACGACACGCTTTATGGCGAAAAAGGCAACGATCACCTGGTTGCAGGCAAGGGCGAAGACATCCTGTACGGCGGCGGCGGTCGTGACAATCTCGAGGGCGAAGATGGCAATGACCGGCTCTTTGGCGGCAATGGCCGAGACACTCTGCGGGGTGGCGATGGCGACGACACGCTCTACGGCGAAAACGGCGACGACTACCTGTACGGCGATGCCGGCAATGACCTGATGTACGGCGGGATCGGCAGTGACCGTCTATATGGTTACGACGACAACGACACCATGTACGGCGATGCTGGAACCGACACCCTTTACGGCGGCAATGGCAACGACGTGATGAACGGTGGCGACGACAACGACACCCTTTATGGCCAAAACGGAAACGACATCCTGTTCGGCGACGCGGGCAACGACTTCCTGTCCGGTGGCGAAGGTCATGACGTTCTAAAAGGCGGGACTGGCAACGATCGGCTGTACGGCGGACGCGGCAACGACACCATGACGGGTGGAGATGGCGCCGACGTCTTTGAATACAAGAACGGCGACGGCATGGATGTCATCACCGATTTCAACACCGCAGAAGGCGACATTCTGAAACTCGCAGGCGTAAAAACGATCGATGACTGGAACGATTTGGTGAGCAACCATCTGATCCAGGACGGCAACAATGTGATCGTACATATGGGGTCGACCAACCACATCACGCTCAACAACGTGAGCATTGGTGACCTTACGGCAGACGATTTCCTGTTCTAA
- the ruvX gene encoding Holliday junction resolvase RuvX: protein MIYDDFEEMAASLPQMQALMGLDLGTKTIGVAVSDVMQSVATPIETVKRKKFTLDAARLVELAKDRQIGGIILGLPRNMDGSEGPRAQSTRAFARNLLPLVTCPIGFWDERLSTVAAERALLEADTTRKRRAEVIDHVAAGYILQGSLDRLKHIRSAL, encoded by the coding sequence GTGATCTATGACGATTTCGAGGAAATGGCCGCCAGCCTGCCGCAGATGCAGGCGTTGATGGGGCTTGATCTCGGCACGAAAACAATCGGCGTCGCTGTCTCAGATGTGATGCAGTCCGTGGCGACACCGATTGAAACCGTCAAACGCAAAAAATTCACTCTGGATGCGGCGCGCCTTGTTGAATTGGCCAAGGACCGGCAGATTGGTGGCATTATTCTGGGTCTGCCGCGAAACATGGATGGCAGCGAAGGACCGAGGGCCCAATCCACCCGCGCTTTTGCCCGCAATTTGCTTCCGCTGGTGACGTGCCCAATTGGATTCTGGGACGAGAGATTGTCGACGGTTGCCGCCGAAAGGGCTCTTCTTGAGGCGGATACGACACGAAAACGTCGCGCAGAGGTTATCGACCACGTTGCCGCAGGGTATATCCTGCAGGGGAGCCTCGACCGGCTCAAGCACATCAGGAGCGCGCTTTGA
- a CDS encoding DUF1289 domain-containing protein gives MSKDIVWKRNEVESPCIQVCVVHPEERICTGCLRSIDEITRWSKMDADERRTIMDELPSRAPRLRKRRGGRSAKLRR, from the coding sequence TTGAGCAAAGATATCGTCTGGAAACGCAACGAGGTGGAAAGCCCCTGCATTCAGGTCTGCGTCGTGCATCCCGAGGAGCGCATCTGCACCGGTTGTCTGCGCTCCATCGACGAAATCACCCGTTGGTCAAAGATGGACGCTGACGAGCGGCGTACAATTATGGATGAGCTTCCAAGTCGCGCTCCGCGTCTTCGGAAACGTCGTGGTGGCAGAAGCGCCAAACTACGCCGATAG
- a CDS encoding sulfite exporter TauE/SafE family protein codes for MTADPMLLLQMLVLLLVIGALAGVLAGLLGVGGGIVLVPAFFYAFTALGYDGPQLMQVCLATSLATIIVTSVRSVMSHNKKGAVDWEILRGWAPGIVLGAIIGVLVASNLRSVTLQVVFGCLALVIGAYMGLGKSDWRLGQAMPKGPLRAVLSPMMGFLSVLMGIGGGSFGVPLMSLFNTPIHRAVATAAGFGVTIAVPSVIGFLFLPVDAAYRPPFTIGAVNLVAFFIIIAMTLLTTPIGVRIAHAMDPKPLKRVFAVFLTLVALNMLRKALGW; via the coding sequence ATGACCGCCGATCCCATGTTGCTTTTGCAGATGCTTGTATTGCTGCTGGTTATAGGAGCGCTTGCAGGTGTGCTCGCGGGGCTGCTTGGCGTCGGAGGAGGTATCGTTCTGGTGCCGGCGTTTTTCTATGCATTCACGGCTCTGGGTTATGACGGTCCGCAATTGATGCAGGTGTGTCTCGCGACGTCGCTGGCGACGATCATAGTAACGTCCGTGCGTTCGGTCATGAGTCACAACAAGAAGGGCGCTGTGGACTGGGAGATCCTGCGGGGTTGGGCTCCGGGTATTGTCCTCGGTGCCATCATCGGGGTGTTGGTCGCGTCAAATCTGCGTTCCGTGACACTTCAGGTGGTATTTGGGTGTCTGGCCTTGGTGATCGGGGCCTACATGGGGCTTGGCAAGTCGGACTGGCGGTTAGGACAAGCAATGCCAAAGGGCCCATTGCGCGCGGTTTTGAGCCCTATGATGGGGTTCCTGTCCGTCCTGATGGGCATTGGCGGGGGCAGCTTTGGTGTCCCGCTCATGAGCCTGTTTAACACGCCCATACACCGTGCGGTGGCGACCGCTGCCGGCTTTGGGGTGACCATTGCGGTTCCGTCTGTGATTGGCTTCCTTTTCCTTCCGGTTGATGCCGCTTATCGACCGCCATTCACCATCGGCGCGGTCAACTTGGTAGCGTTTTTCATCATTATCGCGATGACGCTTCTTACGACGCCGATCGGTGTGCGCATTGCGCACGCCATGGACCCCAAACCGCTGAAGCGCGTATTTGCCGTTTTCCTGACGCTGGTGGCGCTCAATATGCTGCGCAAGGCACTTGGATGGTAG